From a region of the Lactuca sativa cultivar Salinas chromosome 4, Lsat_Salinas_v11, whole genome shotgun sequence genome:
- the LOC111885555 gene encoding heavy metal-associated isoprenylated plant protein 28: protein MTTVEMIVDMDCHGCERKVRKALQNLDGVDNIDIDMDLQKVTVTGWVDQEKVLRKVRKTGKKAELWTIPYNTEAIGFTQQYGDMYTQHSDRSSNYYQDVEQPDISTLNYYGSGYYGNGQVTYQQLPYSSSDIGERASIAFSDENVNACSIM from the exons ATGACA ACGGTGGAGATGATCGTGGACATGGACTGCCATGGCTGTGAACGGAAAGTTAGAAAGGCCCTTCAAAACTTAGATG GAGTGGATAATATTGATATCGACATGGATTTGCAAAAGGTAACAGTCACTGGATGGGTGGATCAAGAAAAGGTTCTTAGGAAAGTGAGGAAGACTGGAAAGAAAGCCGAGTTATGGACGATTCCATACAACACAGAGGCGATTGGATTTACGCAGCAGTATGGCGACATGTACACACAACATAGCGACCGGAGCTCTAATTACTACCAAGATGTCGAGCAACCAGACATCTCAACGCTCAACTACTACGGGAGTGGGTACTACGGAAACGGACAAGTTACCTATCAGCAGTTGCCTTATTCATCCAGTGATATTGGCGAAAGGGCTAGCATTGCGTTTAGTGATGAAAATGTGAATGCTTGTTCGATAATGTGA